The following proteins come from a genomic window of Meleagris gallopavo isolate NT-WF06-2002-E0010 breed Aviagen turkey brand Nicholas breeding stock chromosome Z, Turkey_5.1, whole genome shotgun sequence:
- the LOC104915229 gene encoding UV excision repair protein RAD23 homolog B-like has protein sequence NKTSVLQVKALKEKIESERGKDAFPVAGQKLIYAGKILNDDTALKEYKIDEKNFVVVMVTKPKAATTTSPTTATQQTNSTTGISVTTAAPTPVSAPTPAAAPVPVPVPTTPAPAAVACESAPVSTPKEEKPAENPPEAPTAVGLSSNERYEWTSKNGFSCPFQLLLVLALSIPLQY, from the exons aacaagactTCTGTGCTTCAGGTGAAGGCACTGAAAGAGAAGATTGAATCAGAAAGGGGGAAAGATGCTTTTCCAGTTGCTGGTCAAAAACTAATTTATGCAG GTAAAATTCTTAATGATGATACTGCTCTTAAAGAATACAAAATAGATGAGAAGAACTTTGTGGTGGTTATGGTGACAAAA CCCAAAGCAGCAACTACAACAAGCCCAACTACAGCAACTCAGCAGACTAATTCCACTACTGGCATTAGTGTAACAACTGCAGCTCCCACACCAGTCTCTGCACCaactcctgcagctgctcctgtgccAGTTCCGGTCCCTACCACTCCAGCACCAGCTGCAGTTGCTTGTGAATCTGCACCTGTGAGTACTcctaaagaagaaaagccagCAGAAAATCCACCAGAGGCACCAACTGCTGTCGGCCTGTCATCAAATGAAAGGTATGAATGGACCTCCAAAAATGGCTTCTCTTGTCCATTTCAGTTGCTTCTAGTTCTGGCTTTGAGTATTCCATTACAGTATTAG